The Phragmites australis chromosome 13, lpPhrAust1.1, whole genome shotgun sequence DNA window CTTGCATTGGTCAGTGCTTGACGAAGATACAGAACAAGCAAAACCTGTAGCATTGACACAGCTCAGTAGCAACCATGGAGCCTAGATTACTCCACCTTGCTCTTCTCCTGCTCCTCGCCTGCGGCGGCATTATTGCACCGGCGAGAGGCGCAGGCGGGAGCTGGAAGGTCCTGCAGCGCAGCGTCGGCGTGTCGGCGATGCACATGCACCTCCTGCACAACGACCGCGTGATCCTCTTCGACCGCACCAACTTCGGCCGGTCCAACCTCCCCTTCCCCCCCGGGCACCCCTGCCGCGTGAACCCCCGGGACCGCGTGCTCCCCCAGGGGGACTGCACCGCGCACTCCGTCGAGTACAGCGTCGCGTCCAACACGTTCCGCGCGCTCTCCATCTTCACCGACACCTGGTGCTCGTCGGGCTACGTCGCGCCCGACGGCACCCTCGTCCAGAACGGTGGGTGGGAAGACGGGTACCGCAAGGTGCGCCTCATGCCCGCCTGCAATGGCAGCGACACGAGCTGCGACTGGTCCGAGAAGCCGCAGGACCCGGACGTGCTCGCCGCGGACCGGTGGTACGCCACCAACCAGAAACTCCCCGACGGCCGCGCGATCATCGTCGGTGGACTGGGGCAGTCCAACTACGAGTTCTACCCAAAGCCAAACCCTTTTGGTTCTGGTACCTTCTCGCTGCCATTTTTGGCCGAAACTAACAGTTTGTATCCATTCGTACATCTCAACATAGATGGCAACCTTTTCATCTATGCCAACAATCGTGCCATTCTGTTCGACTACAAGAATGGCAAGATTGTCCGGGAGTATCCTGTGCTCCCCGGCGCCGAGCCGAGGACCAACCCGAATGCGGGCTCGTCGGTGCTGCTCCCCCTGAAGCCCAACCCCACCGAGGCCGAGGTGCTGATTTGTGGGGGGGCACCGAACGGCTCCGTCGACGCCGTGCAGAGGAACACCTTCCTCCCGGCGCTGGTGACGTGCGGGCGGATCAAGATTACCGACCCTAAGCCGTCGTGGGTCATCGAGAAAATGCCGTCGCCGCGGGTGATGGGGGACATGATCCTGCTGCCCAACGGCGAGGTAGCGATCATCAACGGCGCCAAGGACGGCATCGGCGGGTGGGAGTCCGCCAAGACCCCGGCTAAGGCACCCTTCATTTACCGGCCGGACCGTTCCCTTGGGAGCCGGTTCGAGGAGCAGACCGCGGCGAGCACTGCGCGGATGTACCACTCCTCGGCGGTGCTCCTCCGTGACGGCCGCGTGCTCGTGGGCGGCAGCAACCCGCACCAATTCTACGTCTTCAACAACGTGGAGTTCCCCACCGAGCTCGGCCTCGATGCATTCTCGCCGGGGTACCTCCACCCTTCCAACGACGCGCTCCGTCCCAAGATCGTCAGCCCGTCCCCAGCAAGTGTGACATACGGGCAGCTGGTGAAGCTGCAGTTCACGCTTCCGGCCACCGGAATAGTTAAAATGCCCGCCGCTCTTGGCAAACCGTTGGTTACAATGGTCGCGCCGTCGTTCACGACGCACTCGTTCGCTCAGAACCAGAGGCTGCTGTTCCTCCAGGTGAAAGAGTTAGGGAAGCCGCTGACCCGTGACGACGCCTTCGAGGCCTCCGTGGTGATGCCGTCCAAGCCGGAATTGGCGCCACCGGGCTACTACATGGTGTGCGTCGTGAATGAGCTGCTCTTCGTGAATGGCAAGAGTAGTGTGGCTGAGCGCTTTCCCAGCGAGGGGATCTGGGTCCACATACAGTGACAGCAAAGGGGTTACAGAAGGATTGTTTCATTCCATGAGCTATTATACGATCTAACTGATTGGAACCACCCGATCTTGAATCGTACACGAGTTGTAAGAAAATGGTGGtacctgtatttttttttcttgtttcattTTATGCATCATGTAATCAGTTCAAAATATCTCTGAATTTTTCAAGTATACCCAATAAATAggaaacaaattatataagatctAAGTGGAAAAGACTCATGTGATACCTACATCCATGTTGTTCATTCTCAATCCAACAATCTCTGCGTGCGCGTTTCTCCGTGATGAAAAACACATGTCACCGTCTGACGAGGGTTACATATGAGACCGAATCTTATATAATTTGCTTCCATTAAATAACAAATCCCTCCACTACTCATAGCGTGTACGAAACAATGATTCGCTTAACCATAGAGACAGAGAGGAGTAGAATAGATAAACCAGTTTGATCAATTTTATCCCTGATAAGACTGGGGAAATTGAGTCCTGCTTTTACTGCATGGAGGAAGGTACGAAATTCTACCGAAAGAACATTTGCCGCACATCAAGATTCAAGCTAAATGGAAAATCCCCTAGCAAAACGTAAGCAAACTCCATTTCATTTCCATGTTTCCTTTCATTTCTTAGTATCTTTAGTTTTCCCTCCTTGCACCATCCAAGGTGAAAAATACTCAGATCCAAGGAGGAAACAGAGACATAGGATATGAACATAGAATCCTTAATTTGTAAGGTCTGAAAGTACATGATATTAGGAGTAACAATGCTTAAAATTATGAGTGCAACACAAAGCACAGCATCACTAGCTGTTTTGCGGTGACTGCTTAggggaaagaaaagaataacATATATTCAAATCAGAAGAGAACAGCACAGCTGATGAAGGCTGTAGGCTGGACCAAGGTGACTCTCAAACGGAAGATTTAGAGGGGACCTGCAAATGTCCCATTCTCCCTCTGCTCGTTCCACTTTTCAACCTGATTCAGTAAAGGAAAAGAAGCTGATATTAAAATTTTGAAGTAGCCAAGTTGCCCACACAAATGCACAAGACATTTCAATGCATCAAGGTAACCTGGTTCAGCTAATCACTAAATGGCAGTGCTATAGATTTGAAGCATATCTGAAGGTACCATGCGTAAAAGAAAACAAATGATTCGACTTTTGAAGATTCTTTTTAAATTATAACTATAAGCGCAGTCTGCTTAAGGTTGCTCGGTAGGAGCATATAACATGTTAACTGGCAATATGTATAGCTAAATACCAACAGGAAATCATCTGCAACTTTCTACTCCTACAGAGTAATATGATGACAGAAAGAACTAACTTCAAGGTTTATGACCAAGTAATTCAAATAAGGACTTTAACTCATCGAACATTCTAGGTTTAGACCACTGCAGATAAATTTTATGGCAGGTTCCTGCATCTACTACAACTTTAACTAAAAAGCTAAGATCGCTAGGTCACCAATAAATCTTTCTGATATAGTTTGTGGTAGAATCCCTTTgcaattcaaaaaaaaaattgctggtAATCCTACAACATAATCACAGGCATCAAAAGCGCTCACCCATTCTCCTGGGCAAAGAGAGCGGTAGTACTTGGCAAATTTCTCACAATCAGAAGCAGCCTCCCCTTTGGCATTCACACATCTGGTTTCATGAAAGTTCAAATAGTAAAGGTACTGAGAGATTTTCACATGTAAATCCTCTTGCAATCAACAAACCTGTGGTACTCAACATAGCGTGTAAAACAATGCCTAGTTTGGTTCGTTGTAGGGAAGCGGAAGTCAGCAGGAGCTGTCTTTATCTCAATCTGGtacaaatgaaatgaacagGTAAAGAGTAGAGCAATACACTGGAAACAATAAGCTAAACAATGTTAGACAGCTTGGAAAACAAGTACAGGATATCGATAAAAAACTGGATCAATCAAACAGCAGTTAGGACGGTAAGTTTTtcaagaagaaaaacacagaTAAGATGTACATGTAAGACAGTTCATTTCACTCAACAATAAATGCTACAACTCCGTAAGAAAACTGACCAGGAAACCAGTAACCAGCTTCTCTCTTTGCATAAGGTGATGATAATCACCAGAATGAGAAGCGCACTGCAGATTTCGTTGAGTAATGTTCCAATGAATTGCTAAGTGCTAACAACCTCACCCTACTCCCCTACATGTCTTCCCAACTTCAAATTCTCCACACTCCAACTGAAATCAACCAATATATCTTGTAATTCGTAGCCTTCCAAGTTTGAGAACAAAATAAGTCCAACCTGTTGTGACCCGCCTATACGATGATTAAACATACAGCGAATACGATAACTTGGCTCGTGAGCAGCTCATTGGCTCGCTAGCTGGCCCAGCCCATGTGGCACCACAGGAGCGCAGGCTGCCTAGCGCAATAACCACATCGAGCCCAGAGCCCCCAACGTGTCATGTCCCAATTTTATAATCACATCATTAAATATAATCATGCAttataagcatcatgtttaatttggGTATATGTtaagtacaaaaagtgcttaaatcaactgcaacaacgatcggtgcttaaccgatgtaAGAGGTCTATGGCACCCAAGTttctctcccgaactacaccGAGAAACTCCTCTGATAAAGAAAATACtcctaacaccgtccacatcttgCCTCATTCTCATATctcatacatcccaacatcataATCACTATCATTGTGGATAAtaagtaagctctaagctcgcgaacaatagtTGCACCATCGCTTGACTTCTATCGAGaatctatgcattgctaagcatttcgaataactcttaagttagacatcaaaaatgttatcaaggctataagaatatggatcatcaacaactcaaagtagaagtaatgcaaatcaatataggttctatccATATAAACCCGACATCAACATCGCtcaacatgcaaacatacatacacgacaacttatcaatttagactccattcaattcaactaaagggtgcaatatacttagatgcttatCTTCCTGCTCTACGTGCTTCGCTCACGATTAGAATCGATCCGGCATCAATCTCGACCACGAAGAACGGCGGCGCATCACTCTCTAAAACAATATGAATGCATCGAACAAATAATCAAACAAtgaaaaagtgtgcatatgatgcatgcttgaacaaTAATATAGCACaatgttttgaaaatatttgcaaagaccgccaaatgattagggttccgaagtttgaaaccccggataagacaacctaagtgcatatagctttaagtGGCTGACAGTTAGACTGGTGTTGaagtggcggtcaaaccgccagtgtgcagaaggttttggcctctgaCGGTAGACCGACAGTAtgttggcggtcagactgccgtCTGACGATCAAATCGGCCCTAAACGGTGGTCTGACTCCTGTATAGGGGTTTGAACTCGGATGTTCTGGTTCTAACTGGTGTTCAGACCGACCCTAGCGGCGGTCAAACCGCCAGACCTTGCTGGTAGCATCGTTGCAAGGTCGTCGATAAGGACTCCAGTGAAACCTTCGACGATGaagggcaccaaagtactccacaaAATAATAGGAACATTTTACATGGTCGTTCGGACGACATGCATGGTCCGAACACGTAAAACCTCCAaaatgagatctagatctagctttCACTAGGGTTTCACGACGAAAATCACAATTGCCTAGGGCTAGGAAACGACGGGAAAACAACAGGGGAACGTTTACCTCGGCGTAGAGGAACTTCCTAGTGGATTAGAATCCTCCGAGAGAGCTTTGATTCCCATATCAGGCTCCCAGAGTGCTGTTAGAGCTCACGGTGGGAGAACTCCCGAGGAGACGATTTAGGTGAGGAAAAGAGGGGGAAGAAGTTAAGGAAACCTTCGGGAAGCTCAAACAAGTCTTCATCGACGATCTCCGACCTTCAAACATGATGGACGGACctcaccttctctctctagggtttggggaTAAGGGGGAGTGAggggggaaaatgagagagagcgagagagagaccAATCGATCCTCTTAAGTGAGCCTCTATGCTTCTGACGATCAAACCGTGGGAGACCCCGATCAGACCACGAGAGTGGTCCTGTGCTAAAAACTTGATTATATTCCCcaatttctattcttcttcatttCTAAGGTATTTAGGGTTTTTCTACATAGCTCTAAACTATCTtcaagtacttttgaaacatgtttaactcaATTTAATAACTAAATACATATAAACACAACGTCATGATGATTATAcatgcttaattacataattaacatGTTGGGACGTGACAGCTCACCCGCCGCAGTTTTCAGGTCGAAGCTCCTCCTCAAGCGCAGCAGCATGACGGCACAATGCCTCCTCCTTCcatctctcttctcctcccccaTCCCTCTCCTCATCTGGTCGCATTGGCCATGGGAGCTGGGGCTCGTTGGTTCATTTGTGCGGCGTGAAGACACTAGCCAGACTTGTCTCGCAAGCCAACTGAGTTGACTCGAGCCTTTGTCAAGCCCGAGCCGAGCCTAACTTTCAGCTCAAAAGGTTAACCGAGTTGAGCCTGGCTCAGCTCGCTTACTGCCAAGCTCATTCGAACCGAGCTGACCAATATGGTCGAAGTACAAAACCATCTGGTCACAGCGACGACCAAGCTAGTTGGAGTCGACTATTGATCATAGGTGGAGTCTCTGCAAGCAGTGCAGGTCAACAGAGGGATGACCAGCCTCGCCCTAAACCAGTCGGGGACGACTAGACTTGCCCCGAACTAGCCGGGGACGACCAGGCTGCTACTTGTTAAGCCTTAGGGCAAGGGGGAAGAGATCGGTGATGGATTTGGCCTCCCCAGAAGCAGCCAAACATGCTGGTGGGACGCCGACCACCGGTAGCTCTCTGGCGGCTACAACTCCCCCCTCGCCCAGTCTTAGCGGTTTCATGAGGGTGAGAGTTGTGCTCACTGCTCCGACCGTGCAGTAGGTTCTTCGGCTAGTCGTAGACACTTCGAGTTCTTTCCTTGACTCCGTACTTCGTGGTCGTCGCAGGTCTTCGACCCCGCCAATGACCTTGGTCATAACTCCTCCTGCGCCTCAGCAGGATGTGGTCGTGGCTGAGCAAGGAGCTCCGATGATCCACAACCAGTGCGGCTTGAATTAGTAGAGCCATTAGAGAGAAGGGAGTGTGATATGGGAGAGGTTTGGTGggtgggaggagagagagttttttaaataatattaatttaacagaaaattgtaaaaatattatgCATTTTTGGAAAGTTACAAAATAGTACCTATCAGCAAATCAATTGCTGACTTGTGGTAGGGAGCATGTCGGCAAATCAATTGCCGATAGATACCTGTCAGCAGGCTAATTGATTTGTCGACATAGTACTCATTTTGtaattttccaaaaatacataatatttttataatttttcatttaatgaatattatttaaaaaatcggAGGACGAGAAgcagagagaagaggagagatgAAACAGAATCCCCTTCACATGTGCTGTCAGATCCTAGACCTCATTCTCTCCACTCGAAtttcagaaaataaataaagccaattcaactttttttcctcctttttgcCGGTGCGAATTTCAAAACGAAGTTGGATGGTGAGGATATAGCTGTTGGCTCACATGGACTTCGGTATCCAATTTTCCTGCATGTAAGCTCATTTTTTACTTCTGCTTGTATAATTACAGCAATGATTACCATGTGGTCTAGTGTCTTTTTCTTATGTTTCAGGTTTTCTATCACTACTCTTCATTAATTTCAATGCGTACAAAGTTATAATTTGGAGTCTAGTCTATGATGTTTGACTCTGCACACGAAGGCTTAAATGGTTGACAAATGAAGTTAGTTGGCTAATGTCATTGTAGCAAGTACTAACTGAATTGTTTCTTTGTAGCTGACTGGAGCAAATAGAAGGTAAGGAGGTACAGTTGAATCCACGAGTTTGGTATTTACGGGCTGGATAAATCTGCAAGTATCATTTTCTAGAACCTTTTATGCTCTACTTATATCATTGTATGTTTATTTTTACAGACTACTTTGACTACCTATCAAGGTTTGATAGTTCATATATCCAGATGTCATACAAACTCCCGACAACATTTTCAGGTGAATAAATCTAATAGTAATAGAACTTTAGAGCATGCTACAATAGGATCGTGCGTTACGTTATTGTGATTTTGTTAAGTAAACTTGGCCTTACATTTTTCAAATATtgggtgatttttttaattgataACTTTGCTTGAAAAATTATGCCTATTCTAAATATGCAATTCTCCTGTTATTTTGCGTTCAAAATGCAACAGTGGGGTCTTTCATGTCAGCAGGCAGATCATGCAATGCCCTAATAGGATTCATGTACATCCTGGAACATGAATGCATTTATAATTCAGTGGGAGAAACGCCTCAAACAAATCTAAAAAACAGTCCCAACAGGGCATGAGACCCTGGAACAGATGTATAAAACTTCCAGATGTATAAAACATATGCAACTCCTCAACAATTTTCCAAGAACAGATTTTATTTCTGAAACAAACAGAGAGCTCAGATACCCTTCTCCAGCATCGCCCGAACCCGGGTCGGGAGACCATACAGCCTGATGAACCCCTCGGCGTCAGCCTGGTTGTAGATCTCCCCATTCTCAAAGGAGGAGATGTCCTCCCTGTACAGGCTGTAGGGGCTCTTCCGGGATGTGACATTCACTGAGCCCTTGTACAGCTTCAGGGTCACGGAACCGGTGGTTGTTGCAGTGAGTTTCTCCATGAACATGTCGATAGCCTGTCGGAGCGGGTCGAACCAGCGGCCCGCGTAGACCAGCTCGGCATACTTGAGTGCGAGCATGTCCTTCCATTGCATTGTCTCCCTGTCCAAGGTAAGGGCCTCCAGCTCACGCACCGCGGTTGCCATGATGGTGCCACCAGGGGTCTCGTAGACACCACGGGACTTCATGCCGACAAGCCGGTTCTCTACCATGTCAATACGACCAATCCCGTGCTTTCCACCGATTTCGTTGAGCTCTGCAAGGAGAGATGCTGGCGAGATATCTTGGCCATTAATGGAAACAGGAACACCTGCAATGATGCCAATCTCCAGATACCTGGTGTATGAAGCTCAGTATTAGTCTATTACAGGCTTGATACATATGCATTCTAGTGTGCAAATGAAAAGCCTACATTTATCAAGCAGTCTGCAGGAAGATGAAAAATGGCAAAGCCAGTTATAATGTAGCAAGAATATGCAAACAAAAGCATTTATGCCACAACAGGACTGGTTTCATGTGCATGCTCGCTAAGCAAGAATttacttttatgtataaaaactATGATATCAGAACTAGAATATTAATGCATGGGCATTCATTAGATGACCCTGAACCAAGGCAACACAACCATGACACCGCACCACAAGGGGAGGGATAGAGGAGATTTAAGAACCTTGATATATTTCTTGCTTAATGAAAACCGATCCAATCCCCATCCTTATATAGATGGGATGACTTGACGCTTaacgaaaaaaaaatctctaaacTTAAGGAAACAAACCAATATAATCTAATATCTAAGATAACAAACCACCCCTAGGCCCGGCGTGGACAGTAATCGCACGGGTAATGTTCATGCGCCCAGTGCACCAGCCGGTTCGGTACTGTTCCTTCCTCATATGGCCCTTGATGGGCTGGACATGACACTTAGTCTCACATGACAACTTCAAAAAACTATGCTGCTTTCATGTACCTTGATCAACCCCTATTTTGCATAACCTCTGCGATAGGTGGTGCCTAGGTTTCTAAACTACAAAAGGCAGGCAATATAGTGGAGCCCACGCATCGCTTCAATCTTATGCAGAAATGATTAATCCATTTAAGTTTCACATTGTGACCTCGACAAGAAGATACCAAGTGAATGAACATTGTAAATTGTGATGTGTCAACTTATAATTTCACATTGCTAAATATTCCAAAATTCATCATAGGAAGACTCGATATCCCTAGTTCAGACTAGTCATACCCAGATTCCAGACCAATCCTGCTTGGATGGTTCGTGTCTCCCATTCTGGAGGACTAGGTGCAATAATGTCAAAATATTCATCCAACTCCACTGTAAGGGTCTAAGCAACTCCATATATAATGGGGAAAACTGTCAACTGTGCCTATGTGATAAACTAGGATACACACTGCGGCAACAAACCATAAAGGATACTTCT harbors:
- the LOC133889077 gene encoding aldehyde oxidase GLOX-like is translated as MEPRLLHLALLLLLACGGIIAPARGAGGSWKVLQRSVGVSAMHMHLLHNDRVILFDRTNFGRSNLPFPPGHPCRVNPRDRVLPQGDCTAHSVEYSVASNTFRALSIFTDTWCSSGYVAPDGTLVQNGGWEDGYRKVRLMPACNGSDTSCDWSEKPQDPDVLAADRWYATNQKLPDGRAIIVGGLGQSNYEFYPKPNPFGSGTFSLPFLAETNSLYPFVHLNIDGNLFIYANNRAILFDYKNGKIVREYPVLPGAEPRTNPNAGSSVLLPLKPNPTEAEVLICGGAPNGSVDAVQRNTFLPALVTCGRIKITDPKPSWVIEKMPSPRVMGDMILLPNGEVAIINGAKDGIGGWESAKTPAKAPFIYRPDRSLGSRFEEQTAASTARMYHSSAVLLRDGRVLVGGSNPHQFYVFNNVEFPTELGLDAFSPGYLHPSNDALRPKIVSPSPASVTYGQLVKLQFTLPATGIVKMPAALGKPLVTMVAPSFTTHSFAQNQRLLFLQVKELGKPLTRDDAFEASVVMPSKPELAPPGYYMVCVVNELLFVNGKSSVAERFPSEGIWVHIQ
- the LOC133888876 gene encoding cytochrome c oxidase subunit 6b-2-like — its product is HCLAYCFQCIALLFTCSFHLYQIEIKTAPADFRFPTTNQTRHCFTRYVEYHRCVNAKGEAASDCEKFAKYYRSLCPGEWVEKWNEQRENGTFAGPL